The Chitinophaga sp. H8 genome contains a region encoding:
- a CDS encoding ligand-binding sensor domain-containing protein: MKQYTCFLLVLLMAITTPLYSQSYSFIHYQVENGLSNNSVLCSLQDQQGFLWLGTKDGLNRFDGYSFKVFRYDPGHPGSIGSNVVLQLYEDSKGTLWIGADKGLYKYDPTTESFHLLQGTAGREIRSILEDARGNLWFISDNTLYKRQKNTGKLQPFSGPQYFFANTLCNSPDGSLWVATGNGTIEKFDPGNDSFTSYPVFNKSAPTSSHWIEKIMATPEGQLLIGTSKQGLKLFDIQSATYEDILTYNTDKTEIYVRDFIQYKDSEYWIATESGIFIYDLKSRQSINLQKKYNDPYSISDNAIYTFCKDQEGGIWAGTYFGGVNYFPRQYTSFEKFFPRPGENSLSGNAVREICPDHYGNLWIGTEDAGLNKLCLATGVITSFKPTSTRQGISNTNIHGLLVQGDTLWIGTFDHGLDVMDIKTGKVLRHYVAGPGEHELKSNFIYNILRTSAGDLLIATSRGMYRYNPVSKDFTTIRQVPDYIFYLAIFEDSKGTIWAGTYRDGIYFFHPGSNQKGLYVHDAADSTSLSNNRVNRIFEDSNGSIWFATDGGLCKLNADRKTFKTYTTKNGLPSDLILGMLEDGHKNLWVTTSRGLACFSLLTEKIKVYTKANGLLSDQFNYNSAYKDKDGRMYFGSVKGLISFIPSDFIKSQFTPPVYITGFQVYNKELDINKGQPALKKSVTFTDTITLAHDQSSFSIDFAALSYTSPATTEYAYKMEGLDNDWTNLETNRKAYFTKLSPGNYTFKVKAANSSGVWNNQPRLLTIKILPPFWASIPAYLLYVLMAGVLIYYLLYSYHKRINEKNKRQLLLFEHEKEKEIYQAKIQFFTNLAHEIRTPLTLIKGPMEKIIKKADEVPQIKNNLLIMERNTDRLLRLTNQLLDFRKTEIHHFYLSFVKTNIGEVLNELYINFRPAAEQKSLHFELNIMSPGFYAYVDAEAFHKILSNLIGNAIKYASSKVYINLLPIAPEEDHFTILIKNDGPLIPAEMKEKIFEPFFRLKETESQSGTGIGLSLALSLTTLHKGSLKLYPIEQELNIFALTLPIRQEIEFNLGR, from the coding sequence ACAGGGGTTTCTGTGGTTAGGCACCAAAGATGGCTTAAACAGATTTGACGGCTACTCTTTTAAAGTATTCAGATACGATCCCGGACACCCTGGGAGTATAGGCAGCAATGTGGTACTTCAACTTTATGAGGATTCAAAAGGCACCTTATGGATAGGCGCTGACAAAGGGCTTTATAAATATGATCCTACTACAGAGAGTTTTCACCTGCTGCAAGGTACTGCAGGCAGGGAAATAAGGTCTATCCTGGAAGATGCCCGGGGCAACCTGTGGTTTATTTCAGACAACACCCTCTATAAGCGGCAAAAAAACACGGGCAAATTACAACCCTTCAGCGGCCCGCAATACTTTTTCGCCAATACACTTTGCAACAGTCCGGATGGTAGTCTTTGGGTAGCTACGGGCAATGGCACCATCGAAAAATTTGATCCGGGTAATGATTCCTTTACCAGCTACCCTGTTTTTAACAAATCAGCGCCTACCTCTTCCCACTGGATAGAAAAGATCATGGCCACACCGGAAGGGCAACTACTGATCGGCACTTCCAAACAAGGACTCAAGTTATTTGATATCCAGTCGGCCACCTATGAAGATATACTCACTTACAATACAGACAAAACAGAAATATACGTCAGGGACTTTATTCAATACAAGGATAGTGAATATTGGATTGCCACAGAATCAGGTATTTTTATCTATGACCTGAAAAGCAGGCAATCCATTAACCTGCAAAAAAAGTATAACGACCCCTATTCCATTTCTGACAATGCCATCTATACCTTTTGCAAAGACCAGGAAGGCGGTATCTGGGCTGGCACTTACTTTGGAGGTGTGAATTACTTTCCCCGGCAATATACTTCCTTTGAAAAGTTCTTTCCCAGACCAGGAGAAAACTCCTTAAGCGGAAATGCCGTACGTGAAATCTGTCCGGATCATTACGGCAATCTATGGATAGGCACAGAAGATGCCGGATTAAACAAACTATGTTTAGCCACTGGCGTTATTACCAGTTTTAAACCCACCAGTACCAGACAAGGTATTTCGAACACCAACATCCATGGTTTATTGGTTCAGGGAGATACACTCTGGATAGGCACCTTTGATCATGGCCTGGATGTGATGGATATTAAGACCGGAAAAGTGCTCCGGCACTACGTAGCAGGCCCTGGAGAGCATGAACTGAAAAGCAATTTTATTTACAATATTCTTCGTACTTCAGCTGGCGACCTTCTGATAGCCACCAGCAGGGGCATGTACCGGTATAATCCTGTCAGTAAAGATTTCACCACTATCCGGCAGGTACCTGATTACATCTTTTATCTGGCCATCTTTGAAGACAGCAAAGGTACTATCTGGGCAGGTACTTACCGGGATGGTATCTACTTCTTCCACCCGGGCAGTAACCAGAAAGGCCTGTATGTGCATGATGCTGCGGACAGTACCAGCCTGAGCAACAACCGGGTGAACCGCATATTTGAAGACAGTAACGGTAGTATCTGGTTTGCCACAGATGGCGGTTTATGCAAACTGAACGCCGACCGTAAAACATTTAAAACTTATACCACCAAAAATGGATTGCCCAGCGATCTGATCCTGGGCATGCTGGAAGATGGTCATAAAAACCTGTGGGTAACTACTTCCCGGGGGCTTGCCTGTTTCTCTCTTTTAACGGAAAAGATAAAAGTGTATACTAAAGCGAATGGGCTGCTCAGTGATCAGTTTAATTACAACTCTGCTTATAAAGATAAGGATGGCCGCATGTATTTTGGCAGTGTAAAAGGACTGATCAGCTTTATACCTTCAGACTTTATTAAAAGCCAGTTCACTCCTCCCGTTTACATCACCGGTTTCCAGGTATATAACAAGGAGCTGGATATCAATAAAGGGCAACCTGCGTTAAAAAAGTCTGTTACGTTTACAGACACTATTACCCTGGCCCATGACCAGTCCTCCTTCAGTATTGATTTTGCCGCATTGAGCTATACCTCTCCTGCCACTACTGAATATGCCTACAAAATGGAAGGGCTGGATAATGACTGGACTAACCTGGAAACCAACAGGAAGGCCTATTTCACCAAGCTGTCGCCCGGTAATTATACGTTCAAGGTTAAAGCCGCCAACAGCAGCGGAGTGTGGAATAATCAGCCCCGGCTATTGACGATTAAGATACTCCCTCCGTTCTGGGCCAGTATTCCGGCTTACCTGCTTTATGTATTGATGGCTGGCGTGTTGATATATTACCTGCTTTACAGTTATCATAAACGCATCAACGAAAAAAACAAGCGGCAGCTCCTTCTCTTTGAACACGAAAAGGAAAAAGAAATATACCAGGCCAAAATCCAGTTCTTCACGAACCTGGCCCATGAGATCAGAACACCGCTGACCCTGATCAAAGGCCCCATGGAGAAGATCATTAAAAAAGCCGATGAGGTACCACAGATAAAAAACAATCTGCTCATCATGGAAAGGAATACAGACCGGTTGCTGCGTTTGACCAACCAGTTACTGGACTTCAGAAAAACAGAAATCCACCACTTTTATCTCAGCTTTGTAAAAACGAACATCGGGGAGGTCCTGAATGAGTTGTATATCAACTTCAGACCCGCTGCAGAGCAAAAATCCCTGCATTTTGAGCTGAATATTATGTCTCCTGGTTTCTATGCATATGTAGATGCAGAAGCCTTTCACAAGATTTTAAGCAACCTGATTGGCAATGCCATCAAATATGCCAGCAGTAAGGTATATATCAACTTATTACCGATTGCTCCGGAGGAGGATCATTTTACCATATTGATTAAAAACGACGGCCCGCTCATTCCTGCTGAAATGAAGGAAAAAATCTTTGAACCTTTTTTCCGGCTGAAAGAAACGGAATCACAATCCGGTACCGGTATCGGGCTTTCATTAGCCCTTTCACTGACCACCCTGCATAAAGGCAGCCTGAAATTATATCCTATTGAGCAGGAATTGAATATTTTTGCACTTACGTTACCTATCCGTCAGGAAATAGAATTTAACCTGGGCAGATAG
- a CDS encoding response regulator transcription factor, with product MKPPILLVDDNDEILAFLSDDLSDKYEVLTALNGKEALQLLLETPVQLVISDIMMPVMDGFELCRQIKSNVEYSHVPVILLTAKNTFQAKIQGLELGADAYIEKPFSPEYLQAQIANLLTNRNKIKAYFASSPMAHIKSIAYSKADETFIETLNDTIDKHIVNINLDVEQLADMMNMSRPTLYRKIKALSDLTPHELINIARLKKAAELLATGQYKIYEISEMVGYSSQTHFGKNFLKQFGMSPTEYIALKRTEK from the coding sequence ATGAAACCACCTATATTATTGGTAGATGACAATGATGAAATACTGGCTTTTTTATCAGATGATCTGAGTGATAAATATGAAGTGCTCACTGCGTTGAATGGAAAAGAAGCATTGCAATTATTACTTGAAACACCTGTACAACTGGTAATCAGCGATATTATGATGCCCGTGATGGATGGTTTTGAACTGTGCAGACAGATTAAATCGAATGTGGAGTATAGCCATGTGCCGGTGATATTGCTTACCGCAAAAAACACCTTCCAGGCCAAAATACAAGGGCTGGAACTGGGTGCCGACGCTTATATTGAGAAGCCGTTTTCACCGGAATATTTACAGGCCCAGATCGCGAACCTGCTGACCAACAGGAATAAAATAAAAGCGTATTTTGCCAGCTCTCCGATGGCGCATATAAAAAGTATCGCTTATTCCAAAGCAGATGAAACTTTTATTGAAACACTGAATGACACCATTGACAAGCACATTGTAAATATCAACCTGGACGTAGAGCAACTGGCTGATATGATGAATATGAGCCGCCCCACCCTTTATCGCAAAATCAAGGCGCTCTCTGATCTGACACCACATGAACTGATCAATATTGCCCGCCTCAAAAAGGCAGCTGAGCTACTGGCTACGGGGCAATACAAGATCTACGAAATCTCTGAAATGGTAGGCTACAGTTCACAAACACATTTTGGGAAGAATTTCCTGAAACAGTTTGGCATGTCGCCCACCGAGTATATTGCACTCAAGCGAACAGAAAAGTAA
- a CDS encoding glycoside hydrolase family 43 protein has protein sequence MKTVLTSLCYILLVLGAVAQSKGKIAAGNPVFPGWYADPEGVIFDKQYWIYPTYSAPYEQQVFFDAFSSKDLVNWTKHPHILDTQRVTWAKRAMWAPAIVKKGKQYFLFFSANDIHDPAKETGGIGVAVSDKPGGPFKDYLGKPLIGELHNGAQPIDQFVFQDKDGQYYIIYGGWRHCNIARLNNDFTGLLPFEDGTVYKEMTPEKYVEGPFMFIRNGKYYFMWSEGGWGGPDYSVAYGVADTPVGPFKRVGKILQQDAAIATGAGHHSVIHVKKGDKWFIVYHRRPLGETDINYRVTCIDEMHFGPDGEILPVKITKEGVKAHKL, from the coding sequence ATGAAAACTGTACTGACAAGCCTCTGTTATATATTGTTGGTTTTGGGCGCTGTAGCACAATCTAAAGGGAAAATAGCTGCTGGTAACCCGGTGTTTCCTGGCTGGTATGCTGATCCGGAAGGGGTGATATTTGACAAACAGTACTGGATATATCCTACTTATTCAGCGCCTTATGAGCAACAGGTTTTCTTTGATGCTTTCTCCTCCAAAGATCTGGTCAACTGGACCAAACATCCTCATATCCTGGATACACAACGGGTTACCTGGGCCAAACGCGCCATGTGGGCGCCAGCCATCGTAAAGAAGGGCAAGCAATACTTTCTTTTCTTCAGCGCTAATGATATTCATGACCCTGCTAAAGAAACAGGTGGAATAGGGGTGGCAGTTAGTGATAAGCCAGGAGGACCGTTTAAAGATTATCTGGGTAAACCATTGATAGGAGAACTGCATAATGGTGCGCAGCCTATTGATCAGTTTGTTTTTCAGGATAAGGACGGACAGTATTATATCATCTATGGTGGCTGGCGGCATTGTAACATTGCCCGCCTCAATAATGACTTTACGGGATTGCTTCCTTTTGAAGATGGCACCGTGTATAAAGAGATGACACCTGAAAAGTATGTGGAAGGTCCATTTATGTTTATCCGGAATGGCAAGTATTATTTTATGTGGTCGGAAGGAGGATGGGGCGGACCGGATTATAGTGTGGCTTATGGAGTAGCAGATACTCCGGTAGGGCCCTTTAAGCGTGTGGGAAAGATCCTGCAACAGGACGCAGCAATAGCCACCGGAGCAGGGCATCATTCCGTGATACATGTGAAGAAGGGGGACAAATGGTTTATTGTATACCATCGCCGCCCATTAGGAGAAACGGATATCAATTACCGCGTTACCTGCATTGATGAAATGCATTTTGGTCCTGATGGTGAAATACTGCCTGTAAAGATTACAAAGGAAGGCGTAAAAGCGCATAAGTTGTAG
- a CDS encoding ThuA domain-containing protein: MNRPILPHKYFILLLFAGPLLLMLPFQAFCGIATSTPVKKRFHVIVLAENGGHHLAFTQAAKPWLNQLATDSAFSIDYITNTDRIDSTFLSRYQLFLQLDYPPYAWKKKAVDAFEHYISSGKIGWVGLHHATLLGEFDGYPIWQWFSRFMGGIRFTNYIPTFAAGKVQVEDTSHPCMKGIPASFVIAQEEWYTYNKSPRSAVYVLASVDETSYTPASDIKMGDHPVIWTNPHMAARNLYIFMGHSPILFSNTAYTTLLRNAIMWAAQGH, translated from the coding sequence ATGAATCGGCCAATTCTTCCCCATAAATACTTCATACTGTTGCTTTTCGCAGGACCGCTGCTACTCATGCTCCCATTCCAGGCTTTCTGTGGCATAGCCACCAGTACGCCGGTTAAAAAGCGGTTCCATGTAATCGTACTGGCAGAAAATGGAGGCCATCACCTGGCATTTACCCAAGCAGCCAAGCCCTGGCTGAATCAGCTGGCAACCGACAGTGCTTTTTCGATCGACTATATAACGAATACCGACAGGATAGATAGCACTTTTTTATCCCGGTATCAGCTGTTCCTCCAGTTAGATTACCCTCCTTATGCCTGGAAAAAAAAGGCAGTGGATGCTTTCGAACACTATATCAGTTCAGGAAAAATAGGTTGGGTAGGCTTGCATCACGCCACCCTCTTAGGCGAGTTTGATGGTTATCCTATATGGCAGTGGTTCTCCCGTTTTATGGGAGGAATCCGGTTTACCAATTATATCCCCACCTTTGCAGCAGGTAAAGTGCAGGTAGAAGATACCAGCCACCCATGCATGAAAGGTATTCCTGCTTCCTTTGTGATTGCGCAGGAAGAATGGTATACCTATAACAAAAGCCCCCGTTCGGCGGTATATGTACTGGCCAGCGTAGATGAAACCTCTTATACACCTGCCTCCGATATTAAAATGGGTGATCATCCCGTAATATGGACCAATCCGCACATGGCTGCACGAAACCTGTATATTTTCATGGGGCACTCCCCTATCTTATTTAGTAACACCGCTTACACCACCCTACTCCGTAACGCTATTATGTGGGCTGCTCAAGGTCACTGA
- a CDS encoding ABC transporter ATP-binding protein, with the protein MNYNLNKFAGQEQKISNYAAFRNLLQLISHEKKHLMLALSAILINSGLSLLAPFLVGYTIDTYVVQKQYHGVLVFSGILLVMYLVALGTSYLQTKLMGSVGQRTLFTLRNAVFNKIQQLPVAFFNQNKAGDLISRVNNDTDKLNQFFSQSLMQFAGSIITMIGAGIFLLVINFKLGVATLLPALSILVFTRILSPWIKRKNAVSLKAFGGMSAEIQESLGNFKVIVAFNRRDYFRTRFNTANEHNYATAIWAGLANNVFLPFYGLCAGLAQLMVLAYGIYLIAEGQFSIGLLVSYLSYATFFYNPLRQLATLWTNFQVAMAGWDRITEILSLESNLPTIASKDVIQDAALLTFKNVHFAYPEGREILHNINFSLEQGKTYALVGPTGGGKTTTASLIARLYDPSKGIVLLNGKDIRSYDDAERTRRIGFILQEPFLFTGTVKENILYGNALYQHNSNEQLEQVIKEANLEKLLAIFDNGLDTKVLSGGDGVSLGQKQLIAFMRAVLRKPDLLILDEATANIDTVTEQLLSEILEKLPPTTTRVIIAHRLNTIENADEIFFVSAGEVTRAGSFRNAVDKLLSGESKS; encoded by the coding sequence ATGAATTACAATCTTAATAAATTTGCCGGGCAGGAGCAGAAAATATCTAACTACGCTGCATTCAGGAACCTGTTGCAACTGATATCGCATGAGAAAAAGCATCTCATGCTGGCATTGTCTGCTATTTTGATTAACTCCGGACTTAGCCTGTTGGCGCCTTTCCTGGTAGGGTACACTATTGATACCTATGTGGTGCAAAAACAATATCATGGTGTTCTCGTGTTCTCCGGTATCTTACTGGTCATGTATCTGGTAGCATTAGGGACCAGCTACCTGCAAACAAAACTAATGGGAAGTGTAGGACAACGCACGCTTTTTACCTTGCGTAATGCGGTCTTCAATAAAATACAACAACTCCCGGTAGCATTCTTTAATCAGAATAAAGCAGGAGACCTGATTTCCCGTGTGAATAATGATACGGACAAATTGAACCAGTTTTTTTCCCAATCACTGATGCAATTTGCAGGTAGTATCATTACGATGATAGGAGCAGGGATTTTCCTGTTGGTCATCAATTTTAAACTGGGGGTGGCTACTTTATTACCGGCATTGTCCATATTGGTTTTTACCAGGATATTATCCCCCTGGATAAAAAGAAAAAATGCGGTGAGCCTGAAAGCTTTTGGTGGCATGAGTGCAGAGATACAGGAAAGTCTGGGCAATTTTAAAGTGATTGTTGCCTTTAATCGCCGGGATTATTTCAGGACACGTTTTAATACAGCTAATGAACATAACTATGCTACCGCTATCTGGGCAGGACTGGCTAACAATGTTTTCCTGCCTTTTTATGGACTGTGTGCAGGGCTGGCACAACTAATGGTATTAGCCTACGGGATTTACCTGATTGCGGAAGGGCAGTTCTCAATTGGGCTGCTGGTGAGCTATCTGTCCTACGCTACTTTCTTTTATAATCCTTTAAGGCAACTGGCTACTTTGTGGACCAACTTCCAGGTGGCAATGGCCGGATGGGACCGTATTACGGAGATACTTTCCCTGGAAAGCAATCTGCCCACAATAGCAAGTAAAGACGTGATACAGGATGCGGCGCTACTTACTTTCAAAAATGTACATTTTGCTTATCCTGAGGGTAGGGAAATCCTGCATAACATCAACTTTAGCCTGGAACAAGGTAAAACCTATGCACTGGTAGGCCCCACAGGTGGTGGCAAAACCACTACCGCCTCCCTGATTGCCCGTTTGTATGATCCGTCTAAAGGGATCGTGTTGCTGAATGGAAAAGATATCCGCTCTTATGATGATGCAGAACGTACCCGTAGGATTGGTTTTATACTACAGGAACCTTTTTTGTTTACAGGCACTGTTAAGGAAAATATCCTGTATGGGAATGCACTGTATCAGCATAATAGCAATGAACAACTGGAGCAGGTGATTAAGGAAGCTAACCTGGAAAAATTGCTGGCCATTTTTGATAACGGGCTTGATACAAAAGTGCTGTCGGGTGGAGATGGAGTAAGCCTTGGGCAAAAACAACTGATTGCTTTCATGCGGGCGGTACTGCGAAAACCCGACCTGCTGATCCTGGATGAAGCAACCGCTAATATTGATACGGTAACAGAACAACTGCTCAGCGAAATATTGGAGAAATTGCCACCCACAACTACCCGTGTGATCATTGCACACCGGCTCAACACCATTGAGAATGCAGATGAGATATTTTTTGTGAGTGCCGGAGAAGTAACCCGGGCAGGATCCTTCCGGAATGCAGTTGACAAGCTGTTAAGCGGAGAGAGTAAAAGCTGA
- a CDS encoding ABC transporter ATP-binding protein, whose product MKSQPVSKKQPPGLFSLLKPYGKLVFLLVLFALFSNGLNLWLPKIIGNGIDAFSSGKFAYKPVIIRFSIAVFIILIFTYLQNVIQVYVSERVARDLRTRIAEKISRQNFSWIGEANPARLLTNLTADVDAIKLFVSQAIVSLVSSAFIIIGASILLLTINWKLALAVIAAIPVMGITFYVVLNKVRALFIKSREIMDWLNKVINESILGAALIRVINSQQLESVKFLEANTKALDFGLSILKLFAGLIPVIFFTANITGLVILALGGHFVIMGTMSLGDFAAFNSYLSLLIFPVLVIGFMSNIIAQATASFQRISTVINMPDVPETGTVSAPLQGDIQFRDVTVMYEQKPALKNISFSIKAGSKIAVIGPTAAGKTQLLYLLMGLTKPTSGVIEIDGRPVTDYKQDSFYSQIGFVFQDSIIFNMSIRENIAFSDTVTDALLEKAIVTAELKPFIDRLPDKADTLVAERGNSLSGGQKQRIMLARALAINPRILLLDDFTARVDNNTESKILANVQQHYPGLTLLSVTQKIASVEHYDQIILLMEGEIIASGTHQELLQASPEYVQIFNSQQSTSNYELQS is encoded by the coding sequence ATGAAATCACAACCGGTAAGTAAAAAACAACCACCAGGACTTTTCAGTTTGCTCAAGCCATATGGCAAGCTGGTGTTTTTACTGGTGTTATTTGCACTATTCAGTAACGGGCTTAACTTATGGTTACCCAAGATCATTGGTAATGGTATTGATGCCTTCAGCAGCGGTAAGTTTGCTTATAAGCCCGTGATTATCCGGTTTTCCATTGCCGTATTCATAATATTGATCTTTACCTATTTACAGAATGTTATACAGGTATATGTTTCGGAGCGTGTGGCGAGAGACCTGCGTACCAGGATCGCGGAAAAAATTTCCCGGCAAAACTTTTCCTGGATAGGAGAGGCTAATCCGGCCCGGTTGCTCACCAATCTTACTGCTGACGTGGATGCGATCAAATTATTTGTATCACAGGCGATCGTATCATTGGTGTCTTCCGCATTTATTATCATCGGTGCCAGTATATTATTGCTTACGATCAACTGGAAGCTGGCCTTAGCTGTAATTGCAGCTATCCCGGTAATGGGAATCACCTTTTATGTAGTGCTCAATAAAGTACGGGCATTGTTCATCAAAAGCCGGGAAATAATGGACTGGCTGAATAAGGTGATCAATGAGAGTATTCTGGGGGCAGCGTTGATACGGGTCATCAACTCCCAACAACTGGAATCTGTAAAGTTCCTGGAAGCTAATACAAAAGCATTGGATTTTGGACTGTCCATCCTGAAATTATTTGCAGGCCTTATTCCGGTGATCTTTTTTACGGCCAATATCACCGGGTTAGTGATTCTGGCTTTAGGAGGCCATTTTGTAATTATGGGCACAATGAGCCTGGGTGATTTTGCGGCCTTTAACAGTTATTTATCCCTGCTGATATTTCCAGTCCTGGTTATTGGATTCATGAGTAATATCATCGCTCAGGCTACTGCTTCTTTTCAGCGTATCAGCACGGTGATCAATATGCCAGATGTGCCTGAAACAGGTACCGTTTCAGCTCCTTTACAGGGTGATATACAGTTCAGAGATGTAACGGTAATGTATGAGCAAAAGCCAGCATTAAAGAACATCTCCTTTTCTATTAAGGCTGGTTCAAAAATAGCTGTAATTGGCCCAACGGCGGCGGGAAAAACACAGCTGCTGTACCTGCTGATGGGACTAACGAAACCCACTTCCGGTGTGATTGAAATAGATGGCCGGCCGGTAACAGATTACAAACAGGATTCCTTTTATAGTCAGATAGGGTTTGTTTTCCAGGATAGTATCATTTTTAATATGAGTATCCGGGAGAATATTGCCTTCAGTGATACCGTGACGGATGCATTGCTGGAAAAAGCGATCGTTACAGCAGAGCTGAAACCTTTTATTGATAGACTGCCGGATAAAGCAGATACGCTGGTGGCTGAACGGGGCAACAGCCTGTCGGGCGGACAGAAACAACGCATCATGCTGGCTCGTGCTTTGGCGATCAATCCCAGAATCCTGCTACTGGATGACTTCACCGCCCGGGTGGACAACAACACAGAAAGTAAAATCCTGGCAAATGTTCAACAGCATTACCCGGGATTAACCCTGCTTTCCGTTACGCAAAAAATTGCGTCGGTGGAACACTATGATCAGATCATCCTGTTGATGGAAGGAGAGATCATCGCAAGTGGTACACATCAGGAGTTACTGCAGGCCAGCCCTGAATATGTGCAGATATTTAATTCACAGCAAAGCACCAGCAATTATGAATTACAATCTTAA
- a CDS encoding tetratricopeptide repeat protein, which translates to MAKNDIRKAVPLPAALESRTFDLQGAALDYLPNHIHQAVVTIKSAWDLLPEPKFNTSCSDTILSDYIYILNFALKHEEASLLLGQWIADIEGSGYKIYVVTPYLLMGETLLFLEKPAAAKAYFQKALELGTRRDFSDKPVLYLDIATGKIKDEEVITREFEALDLLEVWAKKEADTAAVGELSDTVLEKIDEICEAGSELFDEDEYKQAIKTWGKAFDLIPEPQNSYSQSLWLHSSIGDAYFLLGDFKKAAAHFFEAKSNIAENGYTNAFVMLRLGESCFEINDIENAKEFLVRAYMLEGKGLFESEDEKYFNFLRESVKL; encoded by the coding sequence ATGGCAAAAAATGATATCAGGAAGGCCGTGCCCTTGCCTGCAGCGTTGGAATCCAGAACGTTTGACCTGCAGGGGGCCGCGCTTGACTATCTCCCCAATCATATTCACCAGGCCGTTGTAACCATTAAATCTGCCTGGGATTTGCTTCCGGAACCGAAGTTCAATACCAGTTGTTCCGACACGATTTTGTCTGACTACATCTATATCCTGAATTTTGCCCTGAAACATGAGGAAGCAAGCCTATTGCTGGGACAGTGGATCGCAGATATCGAAGGTAGTGGGTACAAAATATATGTGGTAACACCTTATCTGCTGATGGGCGAAACGTTGCTCTTCCTGGAAAAACCTGCGGCGGCAAAAGCATATTTCCAGAAAGCTTTGGAGTTAGGCACCAGGCGTGATTTTTCAGATAAACCCGTTTTATACCTGGATATTGCAACCGGCAAAATAAAGGATGAGGAAGTAATAACCCGCGAGTTTGAAGCGTTGGATCTGTTGGAAGTGTGGGCCAAAAAGGAAGCTGATACGGCTGCGGTAGGTGAGCTATCAGATACTGTATTGGAAAAAATCGATGAAATTTGTGAAGCGGGCAGTGAGCTGTTTGATGAAGACGAATATAAGCAAGCTATTAAAACATGGGGAAAAGCCTTCGACCTGATACCCGAACCGCAAAATAGTTATAGTCAAAGTCTTTGGTTACATAGCTCTATAGGGGATGCTTATTTTCTGCTTGGTGATTTTAAGAAAGCAGCAGCGCATTTTTTTGAAGCCAAAAGTAATATAGCAGAGAATGGTTACACCAATGCTTTTGTGATGTTGCGCCTGGGGGAAAGCTGCTTTGAAATAAATGATATAGAAAATGCCAAAGAATTTCTTGTAAGGGCATATATGCTGGAAGGAAAAGGCCTGTTTGAAAGTGAAGACGAAAAGTATTTTAATTTTCTCCGGGAAAGCGTAAAATTATAA
- a CDS encoding response regulator — translation MKSILIAEGHPIVRLGVSSIIQHLLDPVNIVEADDLNQVVRQLAQTRFELLILDINIPGGNNLQMIKTIRLCQPGIKILIFSAQDQLRYGLNYLQAGANGYLGKNASGKEIENAINTLLNSPAK, via the coding sequence ATGAAGTCAATCCTTATTGCGGAAGGTCATCCTATTGTGCGTTTAGGTGTCTCTAGCATAATTCAGCACTTATTAGATCCGGTTAATATAGTTGAAGCGGATGACCTGAACCAGGTAGTCAGGCAATTAGCCCAAACCAGGTTTGAACTGCTTATATTGGACATTAATATTCCCGGAGGTAATAATCTGCAAATGATAAAGACCATCCGGCTTTGTCAACCCGGTATTAAGATTCTTATTTTTTCTGCTCAGGATCAACTGCGCTATGGACTCAATTATTTACAGGCAGGCGCCAATGGCTACCTTGGGAAAAATGCTTCGGGAAAAGAAATAGAAAATGCTATCAATACCTTACTTAATAGTCCAGCCAAATAA